The proteins below are encoded in one region of Thermoflexus hugenholtzii JAD2:
- a CDS encoding long-chain fatty acid--CoA ligase — MEGLMMDWPLTLHHFLDRAARLFPRKEIATRTAAGMHRYTYADFHRRVHRLAHALTRLGIGRGDRVATFAWNTYRHLEIYFAAPCMGAVLHTLNIRLAPDQLIYIINHAEDRVIFVDASLVPLLERIRDQIPTVKAFVIMSDAGPVQTSLSPALDYEALLAESPEAPYPWPRLDENAAAGMCYTSGTTGNPKGVVYSHRAIFLHSLALCLADTFGICERDVLMPVVPMFHANAWGMPFAGVMVGAKLVFPGPHLQPRDIAELIQNERVTVTAGVPTIWIGLYALLERERYDLSSLRVMPVGGSAMPRALIEAFEKRFGIRIAHAWGMTEMTPLGTVANLKSYMESWPDEERFAVRAKQGMPVVGVEIRAVDDQGREVPWDGKTMGELQVRGPWVIRAYYNDPRTAEAFQDGWFRTGDVVTIDPEGYIQIVDRTKDLIKSGGEWISSVDLENALMAHPKVLEAAVIAVPHPKWQERPLAVVVPRPEFKEDLTKEELLEFLRPRFAKWWLPDDIVFVEAIPKTSVGKFDKKVLREQFKDYRLPETPA, encoded by the coding sequence ATGGAAGGCCTGATGATGGACTGGCCGCTCACCCTGCATCATTTCCTGGACCGCGCCGCCCGTCTCTTCCCCCGCAAGGAGATCGCCACCCGCACCGCCGCCGGCATGCATCGCTACACCTACGCCGACTTCCATCGACGGGTTCACCGCCTGGCCCACGCCCTGACCCGGCTGGGGATCGGGCGGGGCGATCGGGTGGCCACCTTCGCCTGGAACACCTACCGCCACCTGGAAATCTACTTCGCCGCCCCATGTATGGGCGCCGTCCTTCATACCCTCAACATCCGCCTGGCCCCCGATCAGCTGATCTACATCATCAACCACGCCGAGGACCGCGTGATCTTTGTCGACGCCTCCCTCGTTCCCCTCTTGGAGCGCATCCGGGATCAGATCCCCACGGTGAAGGCCTTCGTGATCATGAGCGACGCCGGGCCGGTCCAGACCTCCCTTTCGCCAGCCCTCGACTACGAGGCGCTGCTCGCCGAATCCCCGGAGGCTCCCTATCCCTGGCCGCGCCTGGACGAGAACGCGGCCGCCGGCATGTGCTACACCTCAGGGACGACGGGGAACCCCAAGGGCGTGGTCTACAGCCATCGGGCGATCTTCTTGCACTCCCTGGCCCTCTGTCTGGCTGATACCTTCGGCATCTGCGAGCGGGACGTGCTGATGCCCGTGGTCCCCATGTTCCACGCCAACGCCTGGGGGATGCCCTTCGCCGGGGTGATGGTCGGCGCCAAGCTGGTCTTCCCCGGTCCCCATCTGCAGCCTCGGGACATCGCGGAGCTGATCCAGAACGAACGGGTGACGGTGACCGCCGGCGTGCCCACCATCTGGATCGGCCTCTACGCCCTGCTGGAGCGGGAGCGCTACGACCTCTCCAGCCTCCGGGTGATGCCCGTGGGCGGATCCGCCATGCCGCGGGCTTTGATCGAGGCCTTCGAGAAGCGCTTCGGCATCCGCATCGCCCACGCCTGGGGCATGACCGAGATGACCCCCCTGGGCACCGTGGCCAACCTCAAAAGCTATATGGAAAGCTGGCCCGACGAGGAGCGCTTCGCCGTCCGCGCCAAGCAGGGGATGCCCGTCGTGGGCGTGGAGATCCGCGCGGTGGACGACCAGGGGCGCGAGGTGCCGTGGGACGGTAAAACCATGGGCGAGCTCCAGGTCCGCGGCCCCTGGGTGATCCGCGCTTACTACAACGACCCCCGCACCGCCGAGGCCTTCCAGGACGGGTGGTTCCGCACCGGGGACGTGGTGACCATCGACCCGGAGGGCTACATCCAGATCGTGGACCGAACCAAGGATCTGATCAAGAGCGGCGGGGAGTGGATCTCCTCGGTGGACCTGGAGAACGCCCTGATGGCCCACCCCAAGGTCCTGGAGGCGGCGGTCATCGCCGTGCCGCATCCCAAGTGGCAGGAGCGCCCGCTGGCCGTGGTGGTCCCCCGCCCCGAGTTCAAGGAGGACCTCACCAAGGAGGAGCTGCTGGAGTTCCTGCGGCCGCGCTTCGCCAAGTGGTGGCTCCCGGACGATATCGTATTCGTGGAGGCGATCCCCAAGACCAGCGTGGGGAAGTTCGACAAAAAGGTGCTGCGGGAGCAGTTCAAAGACTACCGTCTTCCTGAAACCCCCGCCTGA
- the gap gene encoding type I glyceraldehyde-3-phosphate dehydrogenase gives MAVKVGINGFGRIGRQVFRAIREKYRGQLEVVAVNDITDAPTLAHLLKYDSNYGRYPEPVAARDSYLIVGEDEIRVFAEKDPANLPWKDLGVQIVIESTGLFTDGRKAAVHRTVGGAQKVIITAPASPSDSVDLTVVLGVNDHRYDPAQHHIVSNASCTTNCLAPVVKVLHEAFGVRRGLMVTVHAYTNDQRILDLPHKDLRRARAAALNIIPTTTGAARAIGLVIPELKGKLDGYALRVPTSTVSVIDLTAELARPVTKEEVNAAFRAAAEGALRGILDYTEEPLVSIDFKGDPHSAIVDGLSTMVIDGNFVKVVAWYDNEWGYSVRVADLAAKMAASLS, from the coding sequence ATGGCGGTCAAAGTGGGCATTAACGGGTTCGGTCGAATCGGGCGCCAGGTCTTCCGGGCCATCCGCGAGAAATACCGCGGCCAGCTGGAGGTGGTGGCCGTCAACGACATCACCGACGCCCCTACCCTGGCGCATCTGCTGAAATACGACTCCAACTACGGACGCTACCCGGAGCCGGTCGCTGCCCGGGACTCCTACCTGATCGTCGGCGAGGATGAGATCCGGGTCTTCGCGGAGAAGGATCCGGCCAACCTCCCCTGGAAGGACCTGGGCGTGCAGATCGTCATCGAGTCCACCGGCCTCTTCACCGATGGCCGCAAGGCCGCCGTGCACCGCACCGTCGGCGGCGCCCAGAAGGTGATCATCACCGCCCCCGCCTCCCCTTCGGACAGCGTGGATCTCACGGTGGTGCTGGGGGTGAACGACCATCGCTATGATCCGGCCCAGCACCATATCGTCTCCAACGCCTCCTGCACCACCAACTGCCTGGCCCCCGTGGTGAAGGTCCTCCACGAGGCCTTCGGCGTGAGGCGCGGGCTGATGGTCACCGTCCACGCTTACACCAACGATCAGCGCATCCTGGACCTGCCCCACAAGGACCTGCGGCGGGCGCGGGCGGCGGCCCTCAACATCATCCCCACCACCACCGGCGCGGCGCGGGCCATCGGCCTGGTGATCCCCGAGCTCAAGGGCAAGCTCGACGGCTACGCCCTGCGTGTCCCCACCTCCACCGTCTCCGTCATCGACCTCACCGCCGAGCTGGCCCGACCGGTGACCAAGGAGGAGGTCAACGCCGCCTTCCGCGCGGCCGCCGAGGGCGCGCTCCGCGGGATCCTGGATTACACCGAGGAGCCCCTGGTCTCCATCGATTTCAAGGGCGACCCCCACTCGGCCATCGTGGACGGACTGTCCACGATGGTGATCGACGGGAACTTCGTGAAGGTGGTGGCCTGGTATGACAACGAGTGGGGCTACTCGGTGCGGGTGGCGGACCTGGCCGCGAAGATGGCGGCCTCCCTGTCCTGA
- a CDS encoding UPF0182 family membrane protein, whose protein sequence is MAWRRGGRFEGRRLEIEWARLPYERWLRWGLGLFGAGVLFLFLPDRLLHLWVTWEWFRDLGYESILWTQWQARAALFGIGWGAALLFLGLNAFLAARAAGRSPRLWLGLAAAVGFLFGLALQGEWERVLLALNAESFGVRDPLFGLDVGWYVFRWPLWTSLQETAQWGLVPLAALFPLVLPVPRRWRWAHLSVLAALFFLLMAVGYRFDAYRLLYAERPVAFGAGYAEVHARLPVLNLLSGLMVLLAAGMLLNLRLRRPALLALGFGVWLALAFLGLEVYPGLIQALVVRPNELARESPYIAHSIAFTRGAYGLERFHEQVFSPREAPTPEEIRANAEILEGIRLWDYRPLLQTLQQLQSIRPYYVFVDVDVDRYRIDGTYRQVMLSVRELDLDALPPQARTWVNRHLVFTHGYGAVVVPVRAFTPEGLPVFLLKDIPPAGAIPLTRPQIYFGERTVDFALVNTAVPEFDYPRGEENVTTTYQGRTGVRLGGLARRALFALYFGDPNLILSGALTAESRILFWRDIRTRLRTLAPFLRFDPDPYAVILDGRIVWVADAYTWTDRYPYSQPHGDLNYIRNSVKAVIDAYDGTVTFYVVEDEPLIRAWRRIFPALWRDFSEMPEGLKAHLRYPEGLFRIQADVLRTYHVQDPRTFYNKEDVWAIPTEIFGSEPQPMEPYYVLTRVDPEGPVEFALIFPFTPSGRQNMIAWMAARSDPGRYGEVILYRLTKERLIFGPQQIEARIDQEPAISAQLTLWSQRGSQVIRGNLLVIPIGEAFLYVEPLYLLAEQGQIPELKQVIVATEQRVAMAPTLEQALAQAIGGAEVLGPSGPSAPPGGDVAALIREAYAHYQRAQEAIRRGDWAAYGAEIEALGRVLEALRQAAGGP, encoded by the coding sequence CGATCCTGTGGACGCAGTGGCAGGCCCGGGCGGCTCTTTTTGGGATCGGATGGGGCGCCGCCCTCCTCTTCCTGGGGCTGAACGCCTTCCTCGCGGCCCGGGCGGCGGGCCGCTCCCCTCGGCTCTGGCTGGGGCTGGCCGCCGCCGTCGGCTTCCTCTTCGGCCTCGCCCTCCAGGGGGAATGGGAGAGGGTCCTGCTGGCCTTGAACGCGGAGTCCTTCGGTGTCCGCGATCCCCTCTTCGGCCTCGACGTCGGCTGGTATGTGTTCCGGTGGCCCCTCTGGACATCCCTGCAGGAGACCGCCCAGTGGGGTCTGGTCCCTCTCGCCGCCCTCTTCCCGCTGGTCCTTCCGGTCCCCCGGCGGTGGCGATGGGCCCATCTCTCGGTCCTCGCCGCCCTTTTCTTCCTGTTGATGGCGGTAGGGTATCGCTTCGACGCCTACCGGCTGCTTTACGCGGAGCGGCCGGTGGCCTTCGGGGCGGGCTACGCGGAGGTCCACGCCCGCCTGCCCGTCCTGAATCTCCTGAGCGGCCTGATGGTCCTCCTCGCGGCCGGGATGCTGCTCAACCTGCGGCTGCGCCGGCCGGCCCTTCTGGCCCTGGGGTTCGGGGTGTGGCTTGCCCTGGCCTTCCTCGGGCTGGAGGTTTACCCGGGTCTGATCCAGGCCCTGGTGGTGCGGCCCAACGAGCTGGCCCGGGAGAGCCCTTACATCGCCCACAGCATCGCCTTCACCCGGGGCGCCTATGGGCTGGAGCGCTTCCATGAACAGGTCTTCTCCCCGCGTGAGGCTCCCACCCCGGAGGAGATCCGGGCCAACGCCGAAATCCTGGAGGGGATCCGTTTGTGGGATTACCGGCCGTTGTTGCAGACCCTGCAGCAGCTGCAAAGCATCCGCCCCTACTACGTGTTCGTCGACGTGGATGTCGATCGCTATCGCATCGATGGCACGTATCGCCAGGTCATGCTGAGCGTGCGGGAGCTGGACCTGGACGCCCTTCCGCCTCAGGCCCGCACCTGGGTCAACCGGCACCTGGTGTTCACCCACGGCTACGGCGCGGTGGTCGTGCCGGTGCGAGCTTTCACTCCGGAAGGCCTCCCGGTGTTCCTGCTGAAGGACATCCCGCCGGCGGGCGCCATCCCCCTGACCCGCCCGCAGATTTACTTTGGGGAGCGGACGGTGGACTTCGCCCTGGTGAACACCGCCGTGCCGGAGTTCGACTATCCGCGCGGGGAAGAGAACGTCACCACGACGTATCAGGGCCGCACCGGCGTCCGCCTGGGCGGGCTGGCGCGGCGGGCCCTTTTCGCTCTCTACTTCGGGGACCCCAATCTGATCCTGAGCGGCGCCCTCACCGCCGAGAGCCGCATCCTGTTCTGGCGGGACATCCGCACCCGGCTCCGCACCCTGGCTCCCTTCCTGCGCTTCGATCCGGATCCCTACGCCGTGATCCTGGACGGCCGGATCGTCTGGGTGGCGGACGCGTATACGTGGACGGATCGTTACCCGTATAGCCAGCCTCACGGGGACCTCAACTACATCCGGAACAGCGTGAAGGCGGTGATCGACGCCTACGATGGGACGGTGACCTTCTACGTGGTGGAGGACGAGCCCCTGATCCGGGCGTGGCGGCGGATCTTCCCGGCCCTCTGGCGGGACTTCTCGGAGATGCCGGAGGGCCTCAAGGCCCATCTGCGCTACCCGGAGGGCCTCTTCCGGATCCAGGCGGACGTCCTCCGGACGTATCACGTGCAGGATCCCCGCACCTTTTACAACAAGGAGGACGTGTGGGCGATCCCGACGGAGATCTTCGGCTCCGAGCCCCAGCCGATGGAGCCCTACTACGTGCTCACCCGGGTGGATCCAGAGGGACCGGTGGAGTTCGCCCTCATCTTCCCCTTCACGCCCTCCGGGCGGCAGAACATGATCGCCTGGATGGCGGCCCGTTCGGATCCGGGGCGATATGGGGAGGTGATCCTGTATCGGCTGACCAAGGAGCGGCTGATCTTCGGCCCGCAGCAGATCGAGGCGCGGATCGATCAGGAGCCAGCCATCTCGGCGCAGCTCACCCTGTGGAGCCAGCGGGGCAGCCAGGTCATCCGGGGGAACCTCCTGGTGATCCCCATCGGGGAGGCCTTCCTGTATGTGGAGCCGCTGTATCTCCTGGCCGAGCAGGGGCAGATCCCGGAGCTGAAGCAGGTGATCGTGGCCACCGAGCAGCGGGTGGCGATGGCCCCCACCCTGGAGCAGGCGCTGGCTCAGGCCATCGGCGGAGCGGAGGTCTTGGGACCCTCAGGCCCTTCAGCCCCTCCGGGCGGGGATGTGGCCGCCCTGATCCGGGAGGCCTACGCGCACTATCAGCGGGCCCAGGAAGCCATCCGCCGGGGGGACTGGGCGGCCTACGGTGCCGAGATCGAGGCCTTGGGCCGCGTCCTGGAAGCCCTGCGGCAGGCCGCGGGCGGGCCCTAA